A stretch of DNA from Candidatus Polarisedimenticolia bacterium:
CGCGCGGGCGAGCGGCTCCTGGCGCGGCCGATCGAGCGGCTGATCGGCGCGGACGCCGCCGAGCTGGGGCTCGGCGCCTGCCTGCGCGCCAACGCGGAGCCGATCCTCGACCTGGCGTTCCCCGGGCGCACCGGGCGCTTCGAGGTCCGCCGCGGCACCTTCCGCCAGGGAGGGCTGGCGCACCAGCTCCTGGTGCTTTCGGATGTCAGCCGCGCCCTGCGCGAGGAGGAGCGCCAGGCCTGGCAGCGGCTGATCCGCGTGATGGGGCACGAGCTGAACAACTCCCTGGCGCCGATCAAGTCGCTCGCGGGGAGCCTCGAGCAGCTGATCGGCCGCGACCCGAAGCCCGCCGACTGGGAGGACGACATGCGGCGCGGGCTGGGGGTGATCGCCACGCGCTCCGAGTCGCTCAGCCGCTTCATGGACGGCTACGCCCGCCTCGCCCGCCTGCCGCCCCCGCGCTTCCAGAGCGTCGAGGTCGGCCCGCTCGTGAGGCGGGTCGCCTCCCTCGAGACGCGGCTGAGCGTCTCCCTGGTCCCGGGGCCCGAGACGACCCTCAAGGCCGACGCCGACCAGCTCGAGCAGCTGCTGATCAACCTGGTGCGAAACGGCGTGGACGCCGCCCTCGAGACGGGCGGTGGCGTGCGCTTCGGCTGGCGCCGGGTGAACGGCGCCCCGGCCACCCTCGAGGTCTTCGTGGAGGACGACGGCCCGGGCGTGCCGAACAGCTCGAACCTGTTCGTGCCGTTCTTCACCACGAAGCAGCAGGGGTCGGGGATCGGGCTGGTGCTGAGCCGCCAGATCGCCGAGGCCCACGGCGGCACCCTGACCCTGCTGAACCGGGACCCCGAGCCGGGCTGCCGTGCCCGGCTGCGGCTGCCGCTCTAGAATGGGTGGACGGGCTCCCGGCCGCACGGGACCCTGGGACGAGGGAGACATGGGCGGACTGAACCGGCGCGAGGCCCTCTGGCGGATGGGATCGGGCGCGGCCGGCCTGTTCTGGCTCTCCGGAACGACGGCCCTGGCGGGCGCGGCCGGCGGCCTCGATCGCGGCGGGGCCGATTCTTCCGGACTGGCCGAGCGGCTGTGCGCTTCATCCGCCTCGGGGGCGTTCGATGTGGCCGCCGGGGCCATCCGGTCGGGGGCGGACCATGGCGCCCTCCTGGGGGCGATCTTCCTCTGCGGCGTGCGGGACATACGGCCGAGACCCCATGGAATCCTGCATGCCGTGATGATGGTCGCATCGTCCTTCCAGCTGGCCGAGTCCGTCCCGCCTTACGAGGCCTGGCTTCCCGTCCTCTACAACCTGGACGATTTGAAGCGGGCGCAGGAGGGCGACCGGCGCGACGACGGCGACTGGTCGCTCAAGCCGCGGCCGGCGCCCCGCGGCCCGGGCGCCGGCAGCGCCCGGCGCGAGTTCCTGGCCGCGATGGAGGCCTGGGACGCCGAGCGCGCCGACCGGGCGATCGTCGAGCTCCTCCCCTACCACGACCGTGCGTCGCTGTACGAGATCCTCTGGCCGCTCGCCGCGCGTTGCTACGCCTTCATCGGGCACAAGATGATCCACGCCGCGCAGATGGAGCGCGTGGTCGGGCGCATCGGATGGCGGCACGCGGAGCCGGCGCTGCGGTCGCTCGTGATGGCCTCCCTGGTCAACCGGGATACGGCGGCTTTCGAGAGGAGTCGCGAGCTGGCGCGGGCCCTGCCCGACCGCTGGCTGGAGGGGAAGGAAGAACCGGAGCAGAGCAGGCTCCTGCTCCGGGAGCTCGCGGTCCGCGGGCCGCGCGGCGCCCAGGACCTGGTCGTCGATTCTTTCAAAGATGGCCTGGGCCCTCGGACGGTCTGGGACGCCCTGCGTCTCCTCGGATCCGAGATGATCCTGAGGCGCCCCGGACGGTCGGCGTCCGCCGGCCGCACCGCCCTTCTGCCGGTGCACGCCCTCACCGTGACCAACGCGCTCGGGCACGCCTGGCGCTCCACCAGGCTCGAGGGGACCAGGCGCCTCCTGATCCTGCAGGCGGCCGCCTGGCTGGCTGCGATGCGGGATGATCTCATCGATCTCGTCGGGCTCTCGATGGCCGGACCGGGCATCGACGCGCTCGGCGCATCCTCTGAAGAAGATGTCCCGGATCTCGCGCAGATGCTGGAACGTGCCTCCCCCGGGCAGGTACGGGCCTGCCTCGATCGGGAGCCTGCGAGACGGGCCGGCTACCTGGCCGGGCTCCGGACCGCGCTGTTCCATAAAGGACAAGAACATCATCAGCACAAGTATGCCGCCGCCCTGGAGGAGGAGAGTCGCCTGGTCGACGCCCGGTGGGCCTCCCGCATCCTGGCCCCGGCCGTCGACTATCTGGCCCATCCGGCGGACGCCGAGACGGAGACGTACCGCCGCTCGGTCCGCGCGCTGCAGAAGGCGGGCCTCCGCCCGTCAGGAAGCTGAGGGAGCCGTGCAGATACTCACGAAGGCCAAGGCGCCGCGCTACATCCGGCCGGAGGGGATCACCTCGTACCTGCTCGCCTCGCCGCGAACCGCCCAGGCGAAGCATCTGACGACCACCCTGGTCCAGATCGAACCCGGGGGAGAGCAGCGTATCCATGCCCACGCACCCGAGCAGGTGTATCTGATCCTGGACGGCGGCGGCACGATGACCGTGGGGACCGAGACGCAGGACGTGGCCGCGGGCGACTGCATCTTCATCCCCTCGGATACGCCCCATGGCATCAGGAACACGGGACAGGACCTGCTGCGTTACTTCACCGCGGCCGCGCCGGCGTTCGAGACCAGCGACCTCCTCGCGCTCTGGCCCCTGGCCAGCGAGAGCGAGGACCTCGGAGCGTCCCCGCCCTGATCCCCGCGCGTCCGATGGCAGAAACTGTGGGAACATTGTCATTGTCTCCTGCCGTCGTCGGCCGCATACTCCCGGAATGACGCGGCGTATCGCGATGCTGGCGTACCCGGACGTCCAGGTCCTGGACGTCACGGGCCCGCTCGAGGTGTTCGCGCGGACGTCGCGCTGGCTGCGGGACAACGGGAAGCACAAGGGGGACGCCTACCGCATCGAGATCGTCGGGCTGAAGCGCGGGGTCTTCCGGGCCTCATCGGGGCTGCGCCTGCACGCCGATCGGAGCTTCGGTGAGGTGCGCCGGGGGCTCGACACGCTCCTGATCGCCGGCGGGATCGGGACCCGGCGGTACTGCGAGCACCCTCCCCTGATGCGCTGGATCAGGCGGCAGGCCGGCTGGGTCAGGCGGCTCGCTTCGGTCTGCACGGGGGCCTTCTTCCTGGCCGAGGCGGGCCTCCTGAAGGGCCGGCGCGCCACGACGCACTGGAGCTGGTGCGCGCGGCTGGCGCGCCGCTACCCGGACGTGAGGGTCGAGCCGGACACGATCTTCGTCAGGGAGGGATCGATCTACACCTCGGCCGGCGTGACCGCCGGCATGGACCTGGCGCTGGCCCTGGTCGAGGAGGACCACGGACGCGAGGTCGCGCTGCACGTGGCCAGGGAGCTGGTCCTGTTCCTGCGGCGCCCGGGCGGGCAGTCGCAGTTCAGCGCGCAGCTCGCCGTCCAGTTCGCGGAGCGCGAGCCGCTGCGCGAGCTGCAGGCCTACATCCTCGAGCACCCGCGCGCGGACCTCTCGGTGGAGACGCTCGCCGGCCGCGTCAGGATGAGCCCGCGCAACTTCGCGCGCGTCTTCACGCGCGAGGTGGGGACGACCCCGGCGCGCTTCATCACCTCCGTCCGCGTGGAGACGGCCCGGCGTCTCCTCGAGGAATCGTCGGACGACCTCCGGGCGATCTGCGACCTGACCGGCCTGGGCAGCACCGAGTCGATGCGCCGGGCGTTCCTGCGCACCCTCGGTATCCCGCCCAGCCGTTACCGTGAGCGTTTCAACCGTCACCCCCATTCGGGCGCGGGGGCCTGATCGTCCCCCCGCCGCCAGGAGGCTCGCATGACACACCCCGTCCGGTCCGCGTTGTCGATTCTGATCGCCCTCGCGCTCGTCGTTTCGGCGGCCGCCGCGACCGCGGCCCCGTCCGAGACCCCGCAGGAGGGGAAGCGCTACGTGTGCCCGCCGTGCGGCATGGACTGCGATCAGAAAGTCTTTGATCGGCCGGGACGATGTCCCGCCTGCGGCGCCCGGCTCGTCGAGCAGGCCTCCCGGAAGAAGGCCGCCATCTTGATCTTCGAAGGGGTGCAGATCATCGACTACACCGGACCCTACGAAGTGCTCGGACAGGGGGGATTCGAGGTCTTCACGGTGGCGGGAACAAAAGCCACGTTGACCACCTCCATGGGCATGAAGGTCGTGCCGGAACACACCTTCGCCGACGCGCCGAGGGCGGACGTCCTGGTCGTCCCCGGAGGCAACGTCGACGGCCCGCGGAAGAGCGCCGCGACGTTGAAGTGGGTGAAGGAGGCGAGCGCGGCCGCGCAGCACACCCTGTCGGTCTGCAACGGCGCATTCATCCTGGCGAGCGCCGGCCTGCTCGACGGTCTCGGCGCGACGACGTTCCACCGCATGATCGACGA
This window harbors:
- a CDS encoding ATP-binding protein produces the protein MNGRTGPPRRRRARDPVLSHERRVLLQAFLTGAAGVVVSLAILWTGDFSAKVQWTLSAIILVAWIGFAFAVRERVVRPLQIASNLLAALREGDFSIRARGARHDDALGEVMLEVNALAETLRQQRLGALEATALLRKVMEEIDVAVFAFDGDDRLRLANRAGERLLARPIERLIGADAAELGLGACLRANAEPILDLAFPGRTGRFEVRRGTFRQGGLAHQLLVLSDVSRALREEERQAWQRLIRVMGHELNNSLAPIKSLAGSLEQLIGRDPKPADWEDDMRRGLGVIATRSESLSRFMDGYARLARLPPPRFQSVEVGPLVRRVASLETRLSVSLVPGPETTLKADADQLEQLLINLVRNGVDAALETGGGVRFGWRRVNGAPATLEVFVEDDGPGVPNSSNLFVPFFTTKQQGSGIGLVLSRQIAEAHGGTLTLLNRDPEPGCRARLRLPL
- a CDS encoding cupin domain-containing protein, coding for MQILTKAKAPRYIRPEGITSYLLASPRTAQAKHLTTTLVQIEPGGEQRIHAHAPEQVYLILDGGGTMTVGTETQDVAAGDCIFIPSDTPHGIRNTGQDLLRYFTAAAPAFETSDLLALWPLASESEDLGASPP
- a CDS encoding GlxA family transcriptional regulator, with protein sequence MTRRIAMLAYPDVQVLDVTGPLEVFARTSRWLRDNGKHKGDAYRIEIVGLKRGVFRASSGLRLHADRSFGEVRRGLDTLLIAGGIGTRRYCEHPPLMRWIRRQAGWVRRLASVCTGAFFLAEAGLLKGRRATTHWSWCARLARRYPDVRVEPDTIFVREGSIYTSAGVTAGMDLALALVEEDHGREVALHVARELVLFLRRPGGQSQFSAQLAVQFAEREPLRELQAYILEHPRADLSVETLAGRVRMSPRNFARVFTREVGTTPARFITSVRVETARRLLEESSDDLRAICDLTGLGSTESMRRAFLRTLGIPPSRYRERFNRHPHSGAGA
- a CDS encoding DJ-1/PfpI family protein, translating into MTHPVRSALSILIALALVVSAAAATAAPSETPQEGKRYVCPPCGMDCDQKVFDRPGRCPACGARLVEQASRKKAAILIFEGVQIIDYTGPYEVLGQGGFEVFTVAGTKATLTTSMGMKVVPEHTFADAPRADVLVVPGGNVDGPRKSAATLKWVKEASAAAQHTLSVCNGAFILASAGLLDGLGATTFHRMIDDLKAEYPKTRVVSDQRFVDNGRIITTAGLSSGIDGALHLLSRMLGRGKAQTVALNMEYDWRPDSRYARAALADRLIPDIDLDRLGEWSIVSTQGTTETWDIVVRGTTDLGRAELLDRVGQAFAKQGKWSGAKRGAAAVPSTPRTDWTFSGPDGRRWAGTLGVEAVTGRDKQYTLSLHIARLG